A stretch of Hydrogenothermus marinus DNA encodes these proteins:
- the fmt gene encoding methionyl-tRNA formyltransferase: protein MNIVFWGTPDFAAESLKALINSKHKVLAVITQPDKPKGRGKKLTPPPVKVIAQENNIPVYQPEKIKNNPEILHILKELNPDISVVVAYGKILPKQIIELPKYKTINVHASLLPEYRGAAPIHRAILEGKEKTGVCIMEITEELDAGDIYECSEVPITEEDDIITLHDKLAKEGANLLIKVLDKIETGKINKKPQENEKATYAKPIKKEEGKINWEKSARDIFNQIRAFKVWPKAFTTFRDKEIKILEAKVIDENSTGKFGEITDIIKGKGFVVQTGKGKILVEKLQFPNSKAISADDAVRGYHIKIGEKLGG from the coding sequence TTGAATATAGTATTTTGGGGAACACCAGATTTTGCAGCAGAAAGTTTAAAAGCTTTAATAAATTCAAAACATAAGGTTTTAGCAGTAATTACACAGCCAGATAAGCCAAAAGGAAGAGGTAAAAAATTAACACCTCCACCTGTAAAAGTAATAGCTCAAGAAAATAATATTCCTGTGTATCAACCTGAAAAAATAAAAAATAATCCTGAAATTTTACATATTTTAAAAGAACTAAACCCTGATATCTCAGTTGTTGTTGCTTATGGAAAGATACTTCCAAAACAGATAATAGAACTTCCAAAATATAAAACAATTAATGTACATGCTTCATTGCTACCAGAATATAGAGGAGCTGCACCTATCCATAGAGCAATTCTTGAAGGAAAAGAAAAAACAGGTGTTTGTATTATGGAAATAACAGAAGAACTTGATGCAGGAGATATTTATGAATGTAGCGAAGTTCCAATAACTGAAGAAGATGATATTATCACTTTACATGACAAACTTGCAAAAGAAGGAGCAAATTTATTAATAAAAGTTTTAGATAAAATAGAAACTGGAAAAATAAATAAGAAACCTCAAGAGAATGAAAAAGCAACTTATGCAAAGCCAATAAAAAAAGAAGAAGGTAAAATAAACTGGGAAAAATCAGCAAGGGATATTTTTAATCAGATAAGGGCTTTTAAAGTATGGCCAAAAGCATTTACAACTTTTAGAGATAAAGAGATAAAAATATTAGAAGCAAAAGTTATAGATGAAAATTCCACTGGAAAATTTGGAGAAATTACAGATATTATAAAAGGTAAAGGTTTTGTAGTTCAAACAGGAAAAGGAAAAATTTTAGTTGAAAAATTGCAGTTTCCAAACTCAAAGGCAATATCAGCAGATGATGCAGTTAGAGGTTATCATATAAAGATTGGAGAAAAATTAGGAGGTTAG
- a CDS encoding DeoR family transcriptional regulator — protein sequence MDRKKRILEILREKNEVTAKELANVFKVSEMTIYRDIKQLEKTGEIIRKHGSILLNTKENKESKTVDTCPICEKAITRSHPYKIVIEDKKTLEACCEHCGFLLHKKYEDKEVSAITYDFITENPITAFNAYFVVASSAKPCCSPSVIPFSSKEDAEKFAKGFGGKVLNFFEAYNEIVNSTNRNIKSCCQPQTIKLSDLKKGE from the coding sequence ATGGATAGAAAAAAGAGGATATTAGAAATTTTAAGAGAAAAAAATGAAGTTACTGCAAAAGAGCTTGCAAATGTATTTAAAGTTTCTGAAATGACTATTTATAGAGATATAAAACAGTTAGAAAAAACTGGAGAGATAATAAGAAAACATGGCTCTATATTATTAAATACAAAAGAAAATAAAGAATCTAAAACAGTTGATACATGTCCTATATGTGAAAAAGCTATTACAAGAAGCCATCCTTATAAAATTGTGATAGAAGATAAAAAAACTTTAGAAGCTTGCTGTGAACATTGTGGATTTTTACTTCATAAAAAGTATGAAGACAAAGAAGTCTCTGCAATAACATATGATTTTATTACAGAAAATCCAATAACTGCATTTAATGCATATTTTGTTGTAGCAAGCAGTGCAAAGCCTTGTTGCAGTCCAAGTGTAATTCCATTTTCTTCAAAAGAAGATGCAGAAAAATTTGCAAAAGGTTTTGGAGGAAAGGTATTAAACTTTTTTGAAGCTTATAATGAGATAGTAAACTCAACAAATAGAAATATAAAAAGTTGTTGCCAACCTCAAACAATTAAGCTTTCAGATTTGAAAAAAGGAGAATAA
- the hisB gene encoding imidazoleglycerol-phosphate dehydratase HisB, protein MRKAYIKRETKETQIEAEINLDGTGKNNIDTPVGFLNHMIESFSKHSLIDINLKASGDVHISHHHTVEDTGIVLGEALKKALGDKKGIKRFGYAIIPMDEALALCSIDLSGRPLIFYDDLGFKGKITEFDFELMEEFFKGFTLSAGITVHLKALSGKNLHHIAECLTKAFAVAIRNAIEIDKRRKDEIPSTKGSL, encoded by the coding sequence TTGAGAAAAGCATATATAAAAAGAGAAACAAAAGAAACTCAGATAGAAGCAGAGATAAATTTAGATGGAACAGGAAAAAATAATATAGATACACCTGTTGGATTTTTAAATCATATGATAGAAAGTTTTTCAAAGCATTCATTAATAGATATAAATCTAAAAGCATCTGGAGATGTCCATATAAGTCATCATCACACAGTAGAAGATACAGGTATTGTTCTTGGAGAGGCATTAAAAAAAGCTCTTGGAGATAAAAAAGGAATAAAAAGATTTGGATATGCAATTATACCTATGGATGAAGCTCTTGCATTATGTTCTATAGATTTATCAGGAAGGCCACTTATTTTTTATGATGATTTAGGATTTAAAGGAAAAATTACAGAGTTTGATTTTGAACTTATGGAAGAATTTTTTAAAGGTTTTACCCTTTCTGCAGGAATAACAGTTCATCTAAAAGCTTTATCAGGTAAAAATTTACACCATATTGCTGAATGTTTAACAAAAGCATTTGCAGTAGCAATTAGAAATGCTATAGAAATAGATAAAAGAAGAAAGGATGAAATACCTTCTACAAAAGGAAGTTTATGA
- a CDS encoding ATP-binding protein codes for MKPIKQEEKIKCKICKDTGWVKKGNIVYKCKCKLKEITENIYNRMKIPKRYRDVSFENFMPTKAYGQDLVLNKAKQYVLSNDYKEGKGILFVGPPGVGKTHLAVSILKDFFLKRSIVGLFRDTRTLLFDLKLTFDGSASSRELLEEVLDAPILVLDDLGSERLSDWAKDILHYVIIHRYNEQKPIIITSNLDLSSDDEMQTSLEEKLGSSIASRIREICEVIYVKGPDVRGRNFLNRLQEEDED; via the coding sequence ATGAAGCCTATAAAACAAGAAGAAAAAATAAAATGTAAAATATGCAAAGATACAGGTTGGGTAAAAAAAGGAAATATTGTATATAAATGTAAATGTAAACTTAAAGAGATAACAGAAAATATTTATAACAGAATGAAAATTCCTAAAAGATATAGAGATGTTTCTTTTGAAAACTTTATGCCAACAAAAGCATATGGACAAGATTTAGTATTAAATAAAGCAAAACAGTATGTATTAAGCAATGATTATAAAGAAGGAAAAGGTATTTTATTTGTAGGGCCACCTGGTGTTGGTAAAACTCATCTTGCAGTTTCTATACTAAAAGATTTCTTTTTAAAAAGAAGTATTGTAGGCTTATTTAGAGATACAAGAACCCTTCTTTTTGATTTAAAACTTACATTTGATGGTTCTGCATCAAGTAGAGAGCTTTTAGAAGAGGTTTTAGATGCACCTATCTTAGTTTTAGATGACTTAGGTTCAGAAAGACTTTCAGATTGGGCAAAAGATATCCTACATTATGTAATAATTCATAGATATAATGAGCAAAAACCAATTATAATTACATCTAACTTAGATTTAAGTTCAGATGATGAAATGCAAACTTCCTTAGAAGAAAAATTAGGAAGTTCTATAGCATCAAGGATTAGAGAAATCTGTGAAGTAATATATGTTAAAGGCCCAGATGTTAGAGGAAGAAATTTCTTGAATAGACTTCAGGAGGAAGATGAAGATTGA
- a CDS encoding TetR/AcrR family transcriptional regulator: MINDVEFEKLSTKEKIVKVAADIIVNEGLRRFTAKNIASRLGITDAAIFKHFPTMDDIILTLINEYVIRCSKSAEVGISQGKTVKEKLELVLKAHIQVLEETKGAVPILCFEFSRSENEKFTSILHSFVQNYKKTLAKVLEEGQKEGIVRQKSDPEEIAMFVLGSIQAKVFAKVIEKREGPVVPDPDSFIDEIFYGILER; encoded by the coding sequence TTGATTAATGACGTAGAATTTGAAAAGTTATCTACAAAGGAAAAGATTGTTAAAGTTGCTGCAGATATAATTGTTAATGAAGGGCTTAGAAGATTTACTGCTAAAAATATAGCTTCAAGACTTGGAATTACTGATGCGGCAATCTTTAAGCATTTTCCAACAATGGATGATATTATTTTAACCTTAATAAATGAGTATGTTATCAGATGTAGTAAAAGTGCTGAAGTTGGTATTTCACAAGGAAAAACAGTAAAAGAAAAGTTAGAACTTGTTTTAAAAGCACATATTCAAGTTTTAGAAGAGACAAAAGGTGCTGTACCTATACTATGTTTTGAGTTTTCAAGGTCTGAAAATGAAAAATTTACAAGCATTTTACACTCTTTTGTTCAAAATTATAAAAAAACATTAGCAAAAGTTTTAGAAGAAGGCCAAAAGGAAGGAATAGTAAGACAAAAATCAGATCCAGAAGAGATTGCTATGTTTGTTTTAGGTTCAATACAAGCAAAAGTTTTTGCAAAAGTAATAGAAAAAAGAGAAGGCCCTGTAGTTCCAGATCCTGATTCTTTTATAGATGAGATATTTTATGGAATTCTTGAAAGATGA
- a CDS encoding DHH family phosphoesterase: MEKVIGIYHKNCNDGTTSASVLLKKFPNAKLFPLSHNYKEEDFEEILNNIDKDTVVYIVDFALREEDAKRILEKAKKVINIDHHIGVKEELENLAKKYENFVFVFDNNSSGASLTWKYLFGEPIPKFIKLVEDKDIWKWEFGEETKYLNNYISIFVNNPEKLKGLLDIDTKDIEEKGKIITEFTDYLINKFVENAEPTILKIGNYNVKSFNTGLFQSEIGNILSDKYGEAVALFNISGNFVKLSFRSIEGQKPTALELAKILKGGGHKHAAGAGISLNEFCNIIVKEVND; encoded by the coding sequence ATGGAAAAAGTGATAGGTATTTATCATAAAAATTGTAATGATGGTACAACGTCTGCATCAGTTTTACTAAAAAAATTTCCTAATGCTAAATTATTTCCTTTAAGTCATAATTATAAAGAAGAAGATTTTGAAGAAATTTTAAATAATATAGATAAAGATACAGTAGTTTATATTGTTGATTTTGCATTAAGAGAAGAGGATGCAAAAAGAATTTTAGAAAAAGCAAAAAAAGTAATAAATATAGATCATCATATTGGTGTAAAAGAGGAACTTGAGAATTTAGCTAAGAAATATGAAAATTTCGTATTTGTATTTGATAATAATAGTAGTGGAGCATCTTTAACTTGGAAATATCTATTTGGAGAGCCAATTCCTAAATTTATAAAACTTGTTGAAGACAAAGATATATGGAAATGGGAATTTGGAGAGGAAACCAAATATTTAAATAACTATATTTCTATCTTTGTAAATAATCCAGAAAAATTAAAAGGGTTATTAGATATAGATACTAAAGATATAGAAGAGAAAGGCAAGATAATAACAGAATTTACAGATTATTTAATCAATAAATTTGTAGAAAATGCAGAGCCAACAATTTTGAAAATAGGAAATTATAATGTAAAATCTTTTAATACTGGTCTATTTCAGTCAGAAATAGGTAATATTTTATCTGATAAATATGGTGAAGCAGTAGCTTTATTTAATATAAGTGGTAATTTCGTAAAATTAAGTTTTAGAAGTATAGAAGGCCAAAAACCAACAGCATTAGAATTAGCCAAAATACTTAAAGGTGGTGGGCATAAGCATGCAGCAGGAGCTGGAATATCGCTAAATGAATTTTGCAATATAATTGTTAAGGAGGTTAATGATTGA
- a CDS encoding sulfurtransferase TusA family protein yields the protein MKVVDTRGLFCPIPLTIVSKELKNIPVGEKIKVIADDKAFKKDISSWAFETGNKLIEFKEENGYYVAIIERGKGFKGEKLIDKIKFISLGVKLHIKKHLLDIFFTKKPKYLITFVSVAEGLRANKWLEEKKLNKKYVMLPVPKEIYPHCGLVFGLKKKEDAVGLFNLLKENKFAVEDIHIVDKEKKYPKLEIN from the coding sequence ATGAAAGTAGTTGATACAAGAGGCTTATTCTGTCCTATTCCTTTAACTATTGTTTCTAAAGAACTAAAAAATATACCTGTTGGGGAGAAAATAAAAGTTATTGCAGATGATAAAGCATTTAAAAAGGATATTTCTTCATGGGCTTTTGAAACAGGTAATAAACTAATAGAGTTTAAAGAAGAAAATGGTTATTATGTAGCAATAATAGAAAGAGGAAAAGGTTTTAAAGGAGAGAAATTAATTGATAAAATTAAGTTTATTTCTCTTGGTGTAAAACTTCATATAAAAAAACATCTTCTTGATATTTTTTTCACAAAAAAGCCAAAATATTTAATAACATTTGTTTCAGTTGCCGAAGGTTTAAGGGCAAATAAATGGCTTGAAGAAAAAAAACTAAATAAAAAATATGTTATGCTACCTGTTCCAAAAGAAATTTATCCTCACTGTGGTCTTGTTTTTGGCTTAAAGAAAAAGGAAGATGCAGTAGGTTTATTTAACCTATTAAAAGAAAACAAATTTGCAGTAGAAGATATTCATATAGTAGATAAAGAAAAAAAGTATCCAAAATTAGAAATTAATTAA
- a CDS encoding HIT domain-containing protein — MEDCIFCKIIAKEVPAEIVYEDDLMIAFKDINPQAKVHILLVPKVHIPNNLYLEGSHKPLIGHIILKANEIAKKLGIAETGFRLIVNNGTDAGQEVPHIHWHLLGGEPLGRLICK; from the coding sequence ATAGAAGATTGCATTTTTTGTAAGATAATAGCAAAAGAAGTTCCTGCAGAAATTGTTTATGAAGATGATTTAATGATAGCATTTAAAGATATAAATCCTCAGGCAAAAGTTCATATTCTTCTTGTTCCAAAAGTTCATATCCCAAATAATCTTTATTTAGAAGGAAGTCATAAACCTTTAATTGGACATATAATCTTAAAAGCAAATGAGATAGCGAAAAAATTAGGTATAGCAGAAACTGGATTTAGATTAATAGTAAATAATGGTACAGATGCTGGTCAAGAAGTTCCGCATATACATTGGCACTTACTTGGTGGAGAACCCTTAGGGAGGTTAATCTGTAAATAA
- the hflX gene encoding GTPase HflX, whose amino-acid sequence MMRAILVGLQTKDKTEKEVKYSLNELEGLVKALDGKVIGKLYQKRDSIDPATYIGKGKAKQLKELIEGTKADFVIVDGELSAVQVVNLENIVMVDVYDRTDLILSIFSERAKTKQAKLQVELALLEHELPRVYGQKGKKLSRIGGGFKTKGSGEKIGEIKARTIKDRISKIKKELKEIEKQRFEQRKWRNKNPNILKVSLVGYTNAGKSTLLKRLTKRETFISDQLFATLDTKTSYIQFPDIPQKILITDTVGFVQNMPQELMDAFMVTLEEIQEADIILHVVDVSDENWLKKVEAVEKVLNEIGALDKETILILNKIDKVIPSKEYLDATDETLISNGKKAIVVSVEKGWNLEKIYEILKEKALEYSKKLVVGG is encoded by the coding sequence ATGATGAGAGCAATATTAGTTGGACTTCAAACTAAAGATAAAACAGAGAAAGAGGTTAAATATTCCCTTAATGAGCTTGAAGGATTAGTAAAAGCTTTAGATGGTAAAGTAATTGGTAAACTTTATCAAAAAAGAGATTCTATAGATCCTGCTACTTATATAGGAAAAGGAAAAGCAAAACAATTAAAAGAATTAATTGAAGGAACAAAAGCAGATTTTGTAATTGTAGATGGAGAGCTTTCTGCTGTTCAGGTAGTAAATTTAGAAAATATTGTAATGGTTGATGTTTATGATAGAACAGATTTAATATTATCTATTTTTTCAGAAAGAGCTAAAACAAAACAAGCAAAATTACAAGTAGAACTTGCACTTCTTGAACATGAACTTCCAAGAGTTTATGGACAAAAAGGAAAAAAGCTATCTCGTATTGGTGGAGGATTTAAAACAAAAGGTTCCGGAGAAAAAATAGGAGAAATAAAAGCAAGAACTATAAAAGATAGAATATCTAAAATAAAAAAAGAGCTAAAAGAGATAGAAAAACAAAGATTTGAACAAAGAAAATGGAGAAATAAAAATCCAAATATACTTAAAGTATCTCTTGTTGGATATACAAACGCAGGAAAATCTACTCTTTTAAAAAGACTTACAAAAAGAGAAACATTTATTTCAGATCAGCTTTTTGCAACCTTAGATACAAAAACTTCATATATCCAGTTTCCAGATATACCTCAAAAGATATTAATTACAGATACAGTAGGTTTTGTACAAAATATGCCTCAAGAATTAATGGATGCATTTATGGTAACCTTAGAAGAAATTCAAGAAGCAGATATTATTTTACATGTTGTAGATGTATCAGATGAAAACTGGCTTAAAAAAGTAGAAGCTGTAGAAAAGGTTTTAAATGAAATAGGAGCATTAGATAAAGAAACTATCTTAATCCTAAATAAAATTGATAAAGTAATACCTTCTAAAGAATATTTAGATGCAACAGATGAAACTTTAATTTCAAATGGTAAAAAAGCTATTGTAGTTTCAGTAGAAAAAGGATGGAATTTAGAAAAAATTTATGAGATATTAAAAGAAAAGGCTTTAGAATATTCTAAAAAATTGGTAGTAGGAGGATAA
- the hfq gene encoding RNA chaperone Hfq, translating to MDIQTEILTEIKEEGKEITIYLTRGTRITGKIEAFDQFTILLDVAGEKQLIFKHAISTIVIDM from the coding sequence ATGGATATACAAACTGAAATTCTAACTGAGATTAAAGAAGAAGGTAAAGAGATTACAATATATCTCACAAGAGGTACAAGAATTACAGGGAAAATAGAGGCATTTGACCAGTTTACAATACTTTTAGATGTTGCTGGAGAAAAGCAGCTTATTTTTAAACATGCAATCAGTACTATTGTTATTGACATGTAA
- the miaA gene encoding tRNA (adenosine(37)-N6)-dimethylallyltransferase MiaA, with amino-acid sequence MNKLIIITGTTATGKTETAINLAKEIDGEIISADSMMVYKYMDIGTAKPTKEEMEGIPHYLIDIRYPNEFFDVKDFISLAKEKIKEITEKGKTAIVVGGTWLYINSLLYGLSEIPTADWNLRNKLYKESSELLYEKLKEVDPVYAEKIHPNDKKRVVRALEVYYLTGKPFSSFHKNEDKPLYDFIGFVFERDRNQIMERIEKRVDKMIEKGLLDEVKFLLDKGYENSITSMQAIGYKELIPYFKGKCSLEEAKENIIKNTKAFAKRQIRTFRKKFKDDKWYFIDIKDEYNLVNYILEIIKRRK; translated from the coding sequence TTGAATAAATTAATTATAATTACAGGAACTACTGCTACAGGTAAAACAGAGACAGCTATAAATTTAGCAAAAGAAATAGATGGAGAAATAATAAGTGCAGACTCCATGATGGTATATAAATATATGGATATTGGAACTGCAAAACCAACAAAAGAAGAAATGGAAGGCATTCCCCATTATTTAATAGATATTAGATATCCAAATGAGTTTTTTGATGTAAAAGATTTTATTAGTTTAGCAAAAGAAAAAATAAAAGAAATAACAGAAAAAGGAAAAACAGCTATTGTAGTTGGAGGAACTTGGCTTTATATAAACTCCCTTTTATACGGATTATCAGAAATTCCAACAGCAGACTGGAATTTAAGAAATAAACTATATAAAGAATCATCTGAATTGCTTTATGAAAAACTAAAAGAAGTAGATCCAGTCTATGCAGAAAAAATACATCCAAATGATAAAAAAAGAGTTGTTAGAGCTTTAGAAGTTTATTACCTTACAGGAAAACCTTTTTCATCTTTTCATAAAAATGAAGATAAGCCTTTATATGATTTTATAGGTTTTGTATTTGAAAGAGATAGAAATCAGATAATGGAAAGAATAGAAAAAAGGGTTGATAAAATGATAGAAAAAGGTCTTTTAGATGAAGTCAAATTTTTATTGGACAAAGGATATGAAAATAGCATAACATCTATGCAAGCAATAGGATATAAAGAGCTTATTCCTTATTTTAAAGGAAAATGTAGTTTAGAAGAAGCAAAAGAAAATATAATAAAAAATACAAAAGCATTTGCAAAAAGACAGATAAGAACATTCCGTAAAAAATTTAAGGATGATAAATGGTATTTTATAGATATAAAAGATGAATATAATTTGGTAAACTATATATTAGAAATAATAAAAAGGAGGAAATAG
- a CDS encoding IclR family transcriptional regulator has translation MVKKRETQSSIEKALNLIEILKEKERLGVTDLSRLLGLNKNNVFRLLATLQVEGIIEQDEETEEYKLGTKVLYLEYAYLQGRNFLKKSKPYLRQLRRELNETVYISILDKDDIIYIYSEEANRSVLVHSRIAKRFKAKDTAPGRALLKAKKGKKQEIIEYDFQGLELEVSEVATVIYEDKIPKAAISVVAPISRLNPSNVLEVKEKILNCANKISQSLSV, from the coding sequence TTGGTCAAAAAAAGAGAAACTCAAAGCTCTATAGAGAAAGCTTTAAATTTAATAGAGATTTTGAAAGAAAAGGAAAGGTTAGGAGTAACAGATCTTAGCAGATTACTTGGTTTAAATAAAAATAATGTATTTAGACTTCTAGCAACTTTACAGGTTGAAGGTATTATAGAACAAGATGAAGAAACTGAAGAGTATAAATTAGGAACAAAGGTTTTATATTTAGAATATGCTTATCTTCAAGGAAGAAACTTTTTGAAAAAATCAAAACCTTATTTAAGACAACTTAGAAGAGAGTTAAATGAAACTGTTTATATATCAATCTTAGATAAAGATGATATTATTTATATATATAGTGAAGAAGCAAATAGATCAGTTTTAGTTCATTCAAGAATAGCAAAAAGATTTAAAGCAAAAGATACTGCTCCCGGTAGAGCATTATTAAAAGCAAAAAAAGGAAAAAAACAAGAAATTATAGAATATGATTTCCAAGGATTAGAATTAGAAGTTTCTGAAGTAGCAACAGTAATTTATGAGGATAAAATACCTAAAGCTGCTATATCTGTAGTTGCTCCTATAAGTAGATTAAATCCATCTAATGTTCTTGAAGTTAAAGAAAAAATTTTAAACTGTGCAAATAAAATTTCACAATCTCTTTCTGTTTAA
- a CDS encoding LPS-assembly protein LptD: protein MAKFFRLFILTLLIFSFSFAEKVYLEANSIEKIDKDNIIAKGKVVLKYQDITVNSEKLIFNKTKKIIKFDTKTDIKSPKYHLIARKGWYNFETKNGEFYQVQISFENKYFIKAKKIEKQKDIFYFEKAKFSSCSFDQYDWFIYSFDGNFKKNDYLTAKNVFFFFCKAPLFYTPYFKYPTARRKTGFLPFLISQDTYNDFILKIPFYLVIDKSSDSTFTLDYRNKQGKGIDIEYRKKFSPSEYINLNTFFFKEKSNGSWWEGRNIGSLENRWLLESDGRFNLFNNTKLFLRLNIPSDKYFYEDFYNTSTLRYTSYTKSQILALTETKDFTVEINFDFLYDLSTKNNEYTLQRLPEVRFYWKERPLFSNIYYDFLSVNTNFYRKKGTRGLRSDNQFRFILSTPYKYITNSFEFIPRSTLYANVKENPEKNPSRNLVEIKDRVSSIFQKKYSNFTHNIIPIIQFNYINKVNQEKLPIFDKEDRIPAKKDIDLSLYNIFDFQNNNYFRWEISTGYTFLNEYYIGDNLYEGRKKPFRNSFIYSINSFTGENTLFYDFKKNQIVRTISSFSFPITKYFRYSMSHSFDKGEQNSTNQLLNSISANYKNISLNFSILSNIKEGYIQQKRGSLTFNRKCWYVKLDYIKDFNKTTGKSYKVITLTLNIINFSYNFPLLKPTED from the coding sequence TTGGCAAAATTTTTTAGGTTATTTATTTTAACACTGTTAATTTTTTCTTTCTCTTTTGCAGAAAAGGTATATCTTGAAGCAAATTCTATAGAAAAAATAGATAAGGATAATATTATTGCTAAAGGAAAGGTTGTTTTAAAGTATCAAGATATTACAGTAAACTCAGAAAAACTAATTTTTAATAAAACAAAGAAAATAATAAAATTTGATACAAAAACAGATATAAAATCTCCTAAGTATCATTTAATAGCACGTAAAGGTTGGTATAACTTTGAGACTAAAAATGGAGAGTTTTATCAAGTTCAAATATCTTTTGAAAATAAATATTTTATAAAAGCTAAAAAAATAGAAAAACAAAAAGATATTTTTTATTTTGAAAAAGCTAAGTTTTCAAGTTGCTCATTTGATCAATATGACTGGTTTATTTACTCATTTGATGGAAATTTTAAAAAGAATGATTATTTGACTGCAAAAAATGTATTCTTCTTTTTCTGTAAAGCTCCTTTATTTTATACTCCTTATTTTAAATATCCAACTGCAAGAAGGAAAACAGGATTTTTACCTTTTTTAATCTCTCAAGACACCTATAATGATTTTATATTAAAAATTCCTTTTTATTTAGTAATAGATAAAAGTTCTGACTCAACTTTTACCTTAGATTATAGAAATAAACAAGGTAAAGGTATTGATATTGAATATAGGAAAAAATTTTCACCTTCAGAATATATAAATCTAAATACATTCTTTTTTAAAGAAAAATCAAATGGTTCTTGGTGGGAAGGTAGAAATATAGGAAGTTTAGAAAATCGCTGGCTTTTAGAAAGTGATGGTAGATTTAATCTGTTTAATAATACAAAGCTATTTTTAAGATTAAATATTCCAAGTGATAAATATTTTTATGAAGATTTTTATAATACTTCAACTTTAAGATATACTTCATATACAAAATCTCAGATTTTAGCTTTAACAGAAACTAAGGATTTTACCGTAGAAATAAATTTTGATTTTTTATATGATTTATCTACCAAAAATAACGAGTATACTCTACAAAGACTTCCAGAAGTTAGATTTTACTGGAAAGAAAGGCCTTTATTTTCAAATATTTATTATGATTTTTTAAGTGTAAATACAAACTTTTATAGAAAAAAAGGAACACGAGGATTAAGATCTGATAACCAATTTAGATTTATACTTTCAACTCCTTATAAATATATTACAAACTCTTTTGAATTTATCCCAAGAAGTACTTTATATGCTAATGTTAAAGAAAATCCAGAAAAAAATCCATCAAGAAATTTGGTAGAAATAAAAGATAGAGTAAGCTCTATTTTTCAAAAAAAATATTCAAATTTTACACATAACATAATCCCTATAATCCAGTTTAATTATATAAATAAAGTAAATCAAGAAAAACTTCCTATCTTTGACAAAGAAGATAGAATACCAGCCAAAAAAGATATAGATTTGTCTTTATATAACATATTTGATTTTCAAAATAATAACTATTTTAGATGGGAAATATCTACAGGATATACATTTTTAAATGAATATTATATAGGTGATAACCTTTATGAAGGTAGAAAAAAACCTTTTAGAAATAGTTTTATATATAGTATAAATAGCTTTACAGGTGAAAATACTTTATTTTATGATTTTAAAAAAAATCAGATAGTAAGAACTATATCAAGTTTTAGTTTTCCTATAACTAAATACTTTAGATACTCTATGTCTCATTCTTTTGATAAAGGAGAACAAAATTCAACAAATCAGTTGTTAAATAGTATATCTGCAAATTATAAAAATATTTCTTTAAATTTTTCTATATTATCTAATATAAAAGAAGGGTATATTCAGCAAAAAAGGGGAAGTCTAACCTTTAATAGAAAATGCTGGTATGTAAAATTAGATTATATTAAAGATTTTAATAAAACTACAGGAAAAAGCTATAAAGTTATAACTCTTACATTAAATATAATAAACTTTAGCTACAATTTTCCATTATTAAAACCAACTGAAGATTAA